In a genomic window of Rhopalosiphum maidis isolate BTI-1 chromosome 4, ASM367621v3, whole genome shotgun sequence:
- the LOC113548398 gene encoding transmembrane protein 60 gives MALTQRALTTWASMVIFLVLLTIQLQTKQKQSWYLIFMPIWLDDALTALFIICSCVHSNSCQAMTEMPVFCGSRRCIIFVICLMKIIAQLTLCYKLENQNPQFPIYYVFLPIWTLIVYLIIIVIPPLVRHYKD, from the coding sequence atggcTTTGACTCAACGTGCACTGACCACATGGGCTTCAATGGTGATTTTCTTGGTGCTGCTCACCATACAACTACAGACCAAACAAAAACAGAGTTGGTATCTGATATTCATGCCAATTTGGTTGGACGACGCGCTCACGGCTCTGTTCATAATATGCTCTTGCGTGCACAGCAATTCTTGTCAAGCGATGACCGAGATGCCGGTGTTTTGCGGCAGTCGCAGGTGCATAATATTTGTCATATGCCTGATGAAGATCATCGCCCAACTCACCCTTTGCTATAAGCTGGAAAACCAAAATCCCCAGTTTCCAATATACTACGTGTTTTTGCCCATCTGGACGCTCATTGTTTACCTAATAATCATCGTGATACCGCCTCTCGTTAGACATTACAAAGACTAA
- the LOC113550373 gene encoding putative transferase CAF17 homolog, mitochondrial isoform X1, producing the protein MRVPMKIARLFSTASFKPKLELLSNKSLIQINGDGMYDYCQGLMTNDIFKLKTEKSLYSMILNSKGRVLYDCLIYKVDDNILLECEKDVASDLIKYLKMYLLRRKLNINILENTSVWALFSSTPLDMKLNSVSVFNDPRLPILGQRIISDKTSGIRNEIFLDERDNKFTYQQWRYSNGVAEGKELLKGLSFPLEMNCDYLNGISFNKGCYVGQELTARTYHTGITRKRIMPLVFDDTPTGLDLNADIYNESDLGAKRPPGKLRGLCGKIGIALLRIDECLKVERLIVGGFTAKTFIPNWWKT; encoded by the coding sequence ATGAGAGTGCCAATGAAGATAGCACGTTTATTTTCTACAGCTTCATTCAAACCTAAGTTAGAACTTTTAAGCAATAAAAGTCTAATACAAATCAATGGCGATGGCATGTATGATTATTGCCAGGGTTTGATGactaatgatattttcaaactaaaaactgaaaaatctttatattctatgatattgaattcaaaagGCCGTGTGTTATATGattgtttgatttataaaGTGGATGATAATATACTACTGGAATGTGAAAAAGATGTTGCAAGTGACTTaatcaaatacttaaaaatgtacctactaaGAAGAAAActcaatattaacatattagaaAATACTAGTGTTTGGGCATTATTCAGTTCGACGCCTCTAGACATGAAACTGAATTCTGTCAGTGTTTTTAATGACCCACGTCTGCCCATTTTAGGTCAAAGAATTATCTCTGATAAGACTTCAGGCATtagaaatgaaatatttttggacGAACGTGATAACAAATTTACTTATCAACAATGGAGATATTCAAATGGTGTTGCAGAAGGCAAAGAATTACTAAAAGGGCTATCTTTTCCATTAGAAATGAACTgtgattatttaaatggtaTAAGCTTTAATAAAGGCTGCTATGTTGGACAAGAACTGACGGCAAGGACTTATCATACTGGAATTACAAGGAAAAGAATAATGCCTTTAGTTTTTGATGATACGCCCACCGGATTGGATTTGAATGCTGATATTTACAATGAATCTGATTTAGGTGCTAAAAGACCACCTGGAAAATTGAGAGGATTGTGTGGAAAAATTGGTATTGCACTTTTAAGAATTGATGAATGTTTAAAAGTAGAACGATTAATTGTGGGTGGATTCACAGCTAAGACATTTATTCCAAATTGGTGGAAAACATAG
- the LOC113550374 gene encoding uncharacterized protein LOC113550374, whose product MYRLFLVLFWCCGLLGYASSDETTTSVYEHCGNLQLQENIQIKLITGTWYVIEVLQHKTNEKMYHGEKFEVPTCPSVFLTLAGSDTDLKLYWNEDMGDVEYLFKIKDRSSPGFWLSSGSQNGTLVQVTSYDQFAGMVYVRKAISNHMVLTFCSPNTQLYSVVLARDKTLDPKDLKSIVNHMHLQKLPITQTKRTCRSSASAARATAWTTTAFCLAYLVWYQRVHK is encoded by the exons ATGTACCGTCTGTTTTTGGTACTGTTTTGGTGTTGCGGTTTGTTGGGCTACGCGTCCTCGGATGAAACAACCACTTCGGTGTACGAACACTGCGGAAATCTGCAACTTCAGGAAAACATTCAAATCAAATTG ATAACTGGTACATGGTACGTAATTGAAGTTCTACAACacaaaacaaatgaaaaaatgtatcatggAGAGAAATTTGAAGTACCCACGTGTCCTTCTGTTTTCTTAACGCTTGCGGGTTCTGATACAGATCTGAAATTGTACTGGAATGAAGATATGGGCGACGTTGAATATCTGTTCAAAATTAAAGACAGATCATCTCCCGGATTCTGGTTGTCGTCTGGATCTCAAAACG GCACCCTAGTGCAGGTGACCAGCTACGATCAGTTCGCGGGCATGGTGTACGTGCGAAAGGCGATCAGCAATCACATGGTGTTGACGTTCTGCTCGCCGAACACGCAGTTGTACAGCGTGGTGCTGGCCAGGGACAAGACGCTTGATCCCAAGGACCTGAAGAGCATCGTGAACCACATGCACCTGCAAAAGTTGCCCATCACGCAGACGAAACGTACGTGTCGCAGCTCTGCGTCCGCGGCCCGAGCCACCGCTTGGACGACCACCGCGTTCTGCTTGGCGTACCTGGTGTGGTACCAGCGCGTCCACAAATAG
- the LOC113550375 gene encoding follicle cell protein 3C-1, producing the protein MSMTMTTTTAIVSFAILLGSTSLCFADQSDAGGVQRSAMPGQKLNEMMNHTPAVKSVPFLGSSSGAQSQPSSTAKTPCICGVFLSSQITKVGNKQPTGYAALLHEQDESAPCNALGVKTCINKCLEIIAKHLPNSQAIICGSVDRDVYKERAHLFVKNCNDSWINTLLSAGKEFCCKDGQHYKCPVK; encoded by the exons ATGTcgatgacgatgacgacgactaCGGCGATAGTGTCGTTCGCAATTTTGCTCGGGTCAACCTCACTATG TTTCGCCGATCAATCCGACGCCGGGGGTGTACAAAGATCGGCGATGCCGGGCCAAAAGCTAAACGAAATGATGAACCACACGCCGGCGGTAAAATCAGTACCGTTTCTCGGGTCGTCGAGCGGCGCGCAATCGCAGCCCTCGTCGACCGCAAAGACGCCGTGCATTTGTGGTGTGTTTTTGAGTAGCCAAATCACCAAGGTCGGTAATAAACAGCCAACCGGATATGCGGCGTTATTGCACGAACAGGACGAATCAGCCCCGTGTAACGCTTTGGGTGTGAAGACTTGCATCAACAAGTGTTTGGAAATT ATCGCCAAACACTTGCCAAATAGTCAGGCAATCATCTGCGGTTCGGTCGATCGTGATGTGTACAAGGAACGG GCGCATCTGTTCGTGAAAAACTGCAACGACTCGTGGATTAACACTCTTTTATCCGCCGGCAAAGAGTTCTGTTGCAAGGATGGACAGCATTACAAATGtcctgtaaaataa
- the LOC113550373 gene encoding armadillo repeat-containing protein 7 isoform X2 has product MFHKPQDLLKRTPPDGINRPEFLKQLVQEFQKTNSAESKLQVLANLANFAYDPVNYQHIRSQKVIDLFLEQLASDNNKLIEFAAAGLCNLVNDPANKDYIIGNGGIQKIEKNLSINDDNIILSCITTLMYLYAPEIKTDIVNPSTVGYMLLHAQSENPKLRNVAKIFLTDFCTEHDIQTAVTFNT; this is encoded by the exons ATGTTTCACAAACCACAGGACTTGCTCAAGCGCACGCCGCCCGATGGAATAAACCGGCCAGAGTTCCTGAAGCAGCTCGTTCAGGAGTTCCAGAAAACCAATAGTGCTG AGTCCAAGCTTCAAGTGTTGGCTAATCTTGCCAACTTTGCATACGATCCTGTCAATTATCAGCACATTCGTAGTCAGAAGGTAATCGATCTGTTCTTAGAACAGTTGGCTTCTGACAACAACAAACTGATAGAATTCGCTGCAGCTGGACTTTGCAATCTAGTcaatg atCCTGCcaataaagattatattattggaaatgGTGGTAtccaaaaaatagaaaaaaatttaagtataaatgatgacaatataatactttcCTGTATTACAACTCTTATGTACTTGTATGCTCCAGAAATAAAAacag acatCGTAAACCCGTCCACTGTCGGTTATATGCTGTTGCACGCTCAAAGCGAAAACCCCAAGCTGAGGAATGtggctaaaatatttttgacagaCTTCTGTACCGAACACGACATTCAAACGGCGGTCACGTTTAACACATAG
- the LOC113550376 gene encoding uncharacterized protein LOC113550376, translating into MFARLSRRLQSTKALTVGDRVVISKRVDKTDIDDFARLSGDTNPIHSGNRPLVHGIYLAGLVSGVIGTKLPGNGTVVVSKSLRFPNKCYAGDLVKIEVEIQTIRKLVRCGFWCSVGDKVVMEGTADVINKLVTKNQTCNNKM; encoded by the coding sequence ATGTTTGCACGATTAAGTAGACGACTGCAGTCTACCAAAGCGCTTACGGTAGGCGATCGTGTAGTGATATCGAAACGAGTCGATAAAACGGATATCGATGATTTTGCTCGCCTGAGTGGTGACACTAATCCCATACATTCTGGCAATCGTCCGTTAGTGCACGGAATTTATTTGGCGGGTCTAGTGTCTGGGGTGATTGGTACTAAGTTACCTGGTAATGGCACGGTTGTCGTGTCCAAGAGTTTAAGGTTCCCAAACAAGTGTTATGCCGGCGACTTAGTCAAAATCGAAGTTGAAATACAAACCATAAGAAAGCTTGTGAGGTGTGGATTTTGGTGCAGTGTCGGGGACAAGGTAGTCATGGAAGGCACAGCTGACGTTATCAATAAACTTGTTACTAAAAATCagacgtgtaataataaaatgtaa